In Mustela erminea isolate mMusErm1 chromosome 15, mMusErm1.Pri, whole genome shotgun sequence, the following proteins share a genomic window:
- the LOC116574581 gene encoding glutaredoxin-1, whose protein sequence is MAQEFVNSKIQPGKVVVFIKPTCPYCRRTQELLSELPFKQGLLEFVDITATSDTSKIQDYLETLTGARTVPRVFIGKDCIGGCSDLTEMHQSGELLKRLNQIGALQ, encoded by the coding sequence ATGGCTCAAGAGTTCGTGAACAGCAAAATCCAGCCCGGGAAGGTGGTCGTGTTCATCAAGCCCACCTGCCCCTACTGCAGAAGGACCCAGGAGCTCCTCAGCGAGCTGCCCTTCAAACAAGGGCTTTTGGAATTTGTCGATATCACGGCCACCAGTGACACAAGCAAGATTCAAGACTATTTGGAAAcgctcacaggagccagaacggTACCTCGCGTCTTTATCGGTAAAGATTGTATAGGTGGATGCAGTGATCTGACGGAAATGCATCAGAGTGGGGAACTGTTGAAGCGGCTGAATCAGATCGGAGCTCTGCAGTAA